In Agrobacterium vitis, one genomic interval encodes:
- a CDS encoding glycerophosphodiester phosphodiesterase, whose amino-acid sequence MSDGLFIERDGFRTMLKWHRGHKQAGDISFTPDRISEGMALGASVEIDLVCHAGGGFAVLHDEVLDKATTGQGPVRAASTEQLRSLFLRDHDGQPSAHTVMLIDDLGRVLASNSHRAGAVLQLDLKEKASDLTQQDIAAFVAAIGPVRDRVILSAGDAQAVARLAEALPGLPLGYDPCHGGTIERVMASGDFVTFIDDAVAAIPDAEMIYLDHEAVLFAEDRGFNMVAAFHAAGKRIDAYTINRADEASLPRVLRLLALKCDQITTDDPVGLQALIALYDSQ is encoded by the coding sequence ATGTCTGACGGTTTATTTATCGAGCGCGACGGTTTCAGGACCATGCTGAAATGGCATCGCGGCCATAAGCAGGCGGGCGATATTTCCTTCACGCCGGACCGGATCAGCGAAGGCATGGCGCTTGGCGCCAGCGTCGAAATCGATCTTGTCTGTCATGCCGGTGGCGGCTTCGCCGTGCTGCATGACGAGGTTTTGGACAAAGCCACCACCGGCCAAGGCCCGGTGCGCGCTGCCTCAACGGAGCAGTTGCGCAGCCTGTTTCTGCGCGACCATGATGGACAGCCAAGTGCCCATACGGTTATGCTGATCGATGATCTCGGGCGCGTTCTGGCCAGCAATTCCCATCGTGCAGGCGCCGTATTGCAACTGGACCTGAAGGAAAAGGCAAGCGACTTGACGCAGCAGGACATCGCCGCTTTCGTTGCCGCCATTGGGCCGGTGCGCGACCGTGTTATCCTGTCGGCGGGTGATGCACAGGCCGTCGCTCGTCTGGCGGAGGCCCTGCCCGGCCTGCCGCTCGGTTACGATCCCTGCCATGGCGGCACCATCGAACGGGTGATGGCAAGTGGCGACTTCGTTACCTTCATCGACGATGCTGTCGCCGCCATCCCCGACGCCGAGATGATCTATCTCGATCACGAGGCGGTGCTGTTTGCCGAGGATCGCGGTTTCAACATGGTCGCCGCCTTCCATGCCGCTGGAAAACGGATCGATGCCTATACGATCAACAGGGCAGACGAGGCATCGCTACCACGTGTCCTGCGGCTGCTGGCGCTGAAATGCGACCAGATCACCACGGATGATCCGGTCGGGCTTCAAGCGCTGATCGCCCTCTATGACAGTCAATGA
- a CDS encoding inositol monophosphatase family protein, whose translation MTDLSARDRLAPDSSSRLLALASIALEAGALARQSLRRRHVDQMVSKGPRDYQTEIDVAVERLIVAGVSEAFPDHAIQGEEETGNRTSGPDAPVIYIDPIDGTTNFAWGLPHFGMTIAIAERGVITCGVVYDSMLDELFSAEIGKGASLNGEKLQCADVADVQNVLVGAGLPVPGQVKSVDEELYHRALRRLMDNTAGVRRLGSAALSIAYVACGRLDGFFEDGLQVHDYGAAALILTEAGGVVTGFGGMPVDAGGGILTASPALHPWLLAGFQPAMDH comes from the coding sequence ATGACCGATCTTAGCGCCCGCGACCGTCTCGCGCCTGACAGTTCTTCACGCCTGTTAGCCCTTGCCAGCATTGCTCTCGAAGCCGGAGCGCTGGCGCGTCAATCGCTGCGTCGCCGTCATGTCGACCAGATGGTGTCCAAAGGTCCGCGCGATTACCAGACGGAAATCGATGTCGCCGTCGAGCGCCTGATCGTTGCCGGTGTCTCCGAGGCCTTTCCTGACCATGCCATTCAGGGCGAGGAAGAGACTGGCAACCGTACAAGTGGCCCAGATGCACCGGTCATCTATATTGATCCCATTGACGGAACCACCAATTTTGCCTGGGGCCTGCCGCATTTCGGCATGACCATCGCCATTGCCGAACGGGGCGTGATCACCTGCGGCGTGGTTTATGACAGTATGCTCGATGAGCTTTTCAGTGCTGAAATCGGTAAGGGCGCCTCTCTGAACGGCGAAAAACTACAGTGTGCTGATGTGGCCGATGTCCAGAATGTGTTGGTGGGAGCGGGCTTGCCGGTTCCCGGACAAGTGAAAAGCGTCGATGAGGAGCTCTATCACCGGGCACTCCGCCGGTTGATGGACAATACCGCTGGCGTGCGCCGTCTCGGGTCGGCGGCGCTATCGATTGCCTATGTCGCCTGTGGGCGGCTGGATGGGTTTTTCGAGGATGGCTTGCAGGTGCATGACTATGGCGCCGCAGCCCTGATTCTGACCGAGGCAGGTGGCGTGGTCACAGGCTTTGGCGGAATGCCGGTTGACGCCGGAGGTGGCATTCTTACCGCCTCGCCAGCGTTGCATCCCTGGCTGCTCGCCGGGTTTCAGCCTGCGATGGATCATTGA
- a CDS encoding cyclic nucleotide-binding domain-containing protein, which translates to MLLKDEVEMLRRVPLFSQIAPAKLKLLAFASDRMTCREGQNLFRQGDVGDAAYVVLSGTADVLVNSDAGEIKVAEVQSNSIVGEIAILCDVSRTATVRAASRLEVLKISKENFLKLMSDFPEISSEITRVLADRLNHTTSELSAARSREQQLLN; encoded by the coding sequence ATGCTACTGAAGGACGAAGTCGAAATGTTGCGGCGTGTGCCGCTGTTTTCCCAGATTGCTCCAGCCAAGCTGAAGCTTCTGGCTTTTGCTTCCGACCGGATGACCTGTCGTGAGGGCCAAAACCTGTTTCGCCAGGGTGACGTGGGTGACGCAGCCTATGTCGTGCTGTCAGGGACAGCCGATGTTCTGGTCAATTCGGATGCTGGCGAGATCAAGGTCGCAGAAGTTCAAAGCAATTCAATTGTCGGGGAAATCGCCATTCTCTGCGATGTGTCGCGCACCGCAACCGTGCGGGCGGCCTCGCGTCTTGAAGTCTTGAAAATCAGCAAGGAAAACTTCCTGAAACTGATGAGCGATTTTCCCGAAATCTCCTCGGAAATCACCCGGGTTCTGGCGGATCGTCTCAATCACACGACATCCGAGCTGTCCGCGGCCCGCAGCCGTGAGCAACAATTGCTGAACTGA
- a CDS encoding ABC transporter transmembrane domain-containing protein, whose translation MEKSLGRYIWSNTYLQQVWILCIVGLSMIPYFLSFDLPKQIVNGPIQGQGFEEAGATKPFLHVAFDLPWIGHLEIFSGFELNRLQMLMALSVVFLCLVVLNGLFKFYINTYKGRLGERMLRRIRFELIDRVLRFPPVHFKRVKSAEIATMIKDEVEPLGGFTGDAFVQPALLGGQALTALIFIILQNVWLGMIAAGMVCVQAIIIPRMRRRLLELGRQRQLTARQLSGRVGEIVDGIHTIHAHDTSNFERADIAARLGLIFSIRYDLYQWKFMVKFINNFLAQLTPFLFYAIGGYMALEGRLDIGQLIAVIGAYKDLPGPLKELIDWDQARQDVQVKYAQVVEQFDVERLVDARVHTVAATPVGPLSEALVASNLVLCDDSGARLLNSVSLDIAPNETVAIIGQNGGGGEALAEALGRILWPESGNISIGGQDILTMPESVTGRRLSFVSSDAYFFHGTLRDNLLYGLKHAPLTDVTYDGLAARRNKRDLLEAQRSGNPLLDLNSDWVDYRSAGAEGPDGLLKVIRPVLDAVTISEDIFDLALRSQVDTLAHQELTERIVEIRHALRRRLHDEDLDDIVVPFEADAYNSQATVGENLLFGKMKPLMINGQRLAAHPYFRKVMRDTGIGDAFYAMGLEIAANAVELFRDLPPDHPFFQQLTFMSAEDLPVYEALLQKLHGTSATQASASERSSIIRLSFAYIEPRHRFGLLTQELMDKIVDARQQFHAGIPDDLAEKIERHDAERFTLSASLMDNVLFGRLAVREADASDRIRAIIRDIFRDLGLAESVLSIGLDFDVGSQGRRLTAVQRQKLNLARALLKRSDYFIFNRPLSALDQRAQDKIVSHIMQDLHCGGQRPSIIWVLPNADISGLFDRILVFDKGNLVETGSFEELSDKDGMFKQFLS comes from the coding sequence ATGGAAAAAAGCCTGGGGCGTTACATCTGGTCGAATACCTATCTGCAACAGGTGTGGATACTGTGTATTGTCGGTCTGTCGATGATCCCCTATTTCCTGTCTTTCGATCTGCCCAAGCAGATCGTCAATGGCCCTATTCAGGGCCAGGGCTTTGAAGAGGCAGGGGCGACAAAGCCGTTCTTGCATGTTGCCTTCGACCTGCCATGGATCGGACATCTGGAAATCTTCAGCGGTTTCGAGCTTAACCGCTTACAAATGCTGATGGCTCTCAGCGTCGTCTTCCTGTGTCTTGTCGTGCTGAACGGTTTGTTCAAATTCTATATCAACACCTATAAGGGGCGGCTTGGTGAGCGCATGCTGCGCCGCATCCGCTTCGAGTTGATCGATCGGGTCCTGCGGTTTCCCCCCGTGCATTTCAAGCGGGTCAAATCTGCCGAGATTGCCACGATGATCAAGGACGAGGTCGAACCGCTGGGTGGCTTTACCGGCGATGCTTTTGTCCAACCCGCGCTTTTGGGTGGGCAGGCTCTGACGGCGCTGATCTTCATCATCCTTCAGAATGTCTGGCTGGGAATGATCGCGGCCGGCATGGTCTGCGTTCAGGCCATTATCATTCCACGCATGCGCAGACGGCTGCTGGAGCTGGGCCGTCAGCGTCAGCTGACGGCGCGCCAGTTATCCGGGCGGGTTGGCGAAATTGTCGATGGCATTCATACGATCCATGCCCATGACACATCCAATTTTGAGCGCGCTGACATTGCCGCCCGTCTCGGCCTGATTTTTTCGATCCGCTACGATCTCTATCAGTGGAAGTTCATGGTGAAATTCATCAATAACTTCCTGGCCCAGCTAACGCCCTTCCTCTTCTATGCTATCGGCGGGTATATGGCTTTGGAAGGCCGGCTCGACATCGGTCAGTTGATCGCTGTTATCGGCGCTTATAAGGATCTGCCGGGTCCGCTGAAGGAATTGATAGACTGGGATCAGGCCCGCCAGGACGTCCAGGTGAAATATGCTCAGGTGGTCGAGCAATTCGATGTTGAGCGACTGGTCGATGCGCGGGTTCACACGGTCGCGGCCACGCCGGTCGGCCCGCTTTCCGAGGCACTGGTGGCCTCGAATCTGGTGCTGTGCGACGATAGTGGCGCGCGCCTGCTCAATAGCGTGTCGCTGGATATTGCCCCCAATGAGACGGTTGCGATTATCGGTCAGAACGGTGGCGGTGGCGAGGCGTTGGCGGAAGCTCTCGGGCGTATTCTATGGCCGGAATCCGGCAATATCAGCATTGGCGGCCAGGATATTCTCACCATGCCGGAATCGGTCACCGGGCGGCGGCTTTCCTTCGTGTCCTCGGATGCCTATTTCTTCCATGGAACTCTACGGGACAATCTTCTCTACGGGTTGAAACATGCGCCTTTGACGGATGTCACTTATGACGGACTGGCGGCGCGCAGAAACAAACGTGATCTTCTGGAGGCGCAGCGTTCCGGCAATCCGCTTCTCGATCTCAACAGCGATTGGGTGGATTATCGATCGGCTGGAGCCGAAGGCCCTGATGGTCTGTTGAAGGTGATCCGTCCGGTTCTAGATGCGGTGACGATTTCGGAGGATATTTTCGATCTCGCCCTGCGTTCGCAAGTGGATACGCTTGCCCATCAGGAGTTGACAGAGCGGATCGTCGAGATCCGCCATGCGCTGCGCCGCCGATTGCACGACGAGGATCTGGACGACATTGTCGTACCCTTCGAGGCCGATGCCTATAACAGCCAGGCGACAGTGGGTGAAAATCTGCTTTTCGGCAAGATGAAACCCTTGATGATCAACGGCCAAAGGCTGGCGGCCCATCCTTATTTTCGCAAGGTGATGCGTGACACCGGCATTGGCGATGCGTTCTACGCGATGGGGCTTGAAATCGCGGCGAATGCGGTCGAACTGTTTCGAGACCTTCCGCCCGACCATCCGTTTTTCCAGCAATTGACCTTCATGAGCGCGGAGGATCTTCCCGTCTACGAGGCTTTGCTGCAAAAGCTCCATGGCACGTCCGCAACTCAAGCCTCGGCCAGCGAGCGCAGCAGCATTATCCGCCTCAGCTTTGCCTATATCGAGCCGCGCCATCGTTTCGGCCTTTTGACGCAGGAGTTGATGGACAAGATCGTCGATGCGCGCCAGCAGTTCCATGCCGGGATTCCGGACGATCTGGCTGAAAAGATCGAGCGTCATGATGCAGAAAGGTTCACCCTGTCGGCATCGTTGATGGACAATGTGCTGTTTGGGCGGCTGGCTGTGCGTGAAGCCGATGCTTCTGACCGAATCCGTGCGATTATTCGCGACATTTTTAGAGACCTCGGCCTTGCCGAAAGCGTGCTGTCAATCGGGCTGGATTTTGACGTCGGCTCGCAGGGGCGGCGGTTAACCGCTGTCCAGCGCCAGAAGCTCAATCTGGCGCGGGCGCTGCTGAAGCGATCGGATTATTTCATCTTCAACAGGCCCTTGTCGGCGCTCGATCAGCGGGCGCAGGATAAGATCGTCAGCCACATCATGCAGGACCTGCATTGCGGCGGTCAGCGGCCCTCGATCATCTGGGTTTTGCCAAATGCGGATATAAGCGGGCTTTTTGACAGGATACTCGTGTTCGACAAAGGAAATCTTGTCGAAACCGGGAGTTTTGAAGAGCTTTCCGACAAAGACGGGATGTTCAAACAGTTTCTCTCGTAA
- a CDS encoding adenylate/guanylate cyclase domain-containing protein → MATISAPVSAIFMEKVADWLTQAALSGSTLEDIVRGFCDRIAAAGLPIVRVHLSFAMLHPLYEAVGFTWRPQSGLMIEGYRHDADNTDMFLQSPYYQLLSRDLDYLRRRIPAEGPVEFKIFEDLRKENVTDYLAFMQPFGDQSVQGMLGSWSTDAKDGFSEEMIAALLRIQNHLAVAAKMAVLSKLSNNMLTTYLGGDAGKRVLNGQIRRGDGETIRAALVVGDMRQSTMLAEKEGRQAYIDTLNDFFDAIAAPFNRNGGQILSFLGDGFLAVYPCDRHKDPSRQACQAALSAVRVAQSRLADLNAERRKKGAAPIGYGLGLHVGNVMFGNVGLRDRLTFSAFGSAVNEVVRLQLLTKKYASDVVASHAFAGYCAGDWITLGEEKLRGVRQRVTILQPGPLMAKMQRDDVEADLHRTGLSEAERLILLHRDAVQLDGQKRSQAMMDRFLQ, encoded by the coding sequence ATGGCGACTATATCGGCACCGGTCTCGGCGATCTTCATGGAGAAAGTCGCCGATTGGCTGACACAGGCCGCCCTTTCCGGTAGCACTCTCGAGGACATCGTTCGGGGCTTTTGCGACCGGATTGCCGCCGCCGGTCTGCCGATCGTTCGGGTCCATTTGTCCTTTGCCATGCTGCATCCGCTCTACGAAGCTGTTGGCTTTACCTGGCGGCCACAAAGTGGACTGATGATTGAAGGCTATCGTCACGATGCCGATAATACGGATATGTTTTTGCAGAGCCCCTATTATCAATTGCTGAGCCGGGATCTCGATTATTTGCGCCGGCGCATTCCCGCCGAAGGTCCTGTTGAATTCAAGATCTTTGAGGATTTGCGCAAGGAGAATGTCACCGATTACCTTGCCTTCATGCAGCCCTTCGGCGATCAATCCGTGCAGGGCATGTTGGGTTCCTGGTCCACGGATGCCAAGGACGGCTTTAGCGAAGAGATGATTGCCGCGTTGCTGCGCATTCAAAACCATCTGGCGGTTGCCGCCAAAATGGCTGTACTCAGCAAGCTTTCCAACAATATGCTGACCACCTATCTGGGGGGCGATGCCGGTAAGCGGGTGCTGAATGGACAGATCCGCCGGGGTGACGGCGAAACCATCCGGGCAGCACTTGTTGTCGGCGATATGCGCCAATCGACCATGCTGGCCGAAAAAGAAGGCCGCCAGGCCTATATTGATACGTTGAATGATTTTTTCGATGCGATTGCTGCACCGTTCAACCGCAATGGCGGGCAGATCCTCAGTTTCCTGGGCGATGGGTTTCTGGCCGTCTATCCTTGCGACCGTCATAAAGACCCCTCCCGGCAGGCTTGTCAGGCGGCACTTTCGGCTGTTCGTGTGGCCCAGTCGCGGTTGGCGGACCTGAATGCGGAGCGTCGGAAAAAGGGCGCGGCCCCTATCGGCTACGGCCTCGGCCTGCATGTCGGCAATGTGATGTTCGGCAATGTCGGACTGCGTGACCGGTTGACGTTTTCAGCCTTCGGTTCGGCGGTCAATGAAGTGGTAAGGCTTCAGTTGCTCACCAAGAAATATGCAAGCGATGTGGTGGCCAGCCATGCATTCGCCGGCTATTGCGCTGGTGACTGGATAACGCTTGGTGAGGAAAAGCTGCGGGGGGTTCGTCAGCGGGTAACGATTTTGCAACCCGGTCCGCTCATGGCTAAAATGCAGAGAGATGACGTTGAAGCCGATCTGCATCGCACCGGTCTTTCGGAGGCCGAGCGTTTGATTCTCCTGCATCGCGATGCCGTCCAGTTGGATGGACAGAAAAGGTCCCAAGCAATGATGGACCGGTTTTTGCAATAA
- a CDS encoding adenylate/guanylate cyclase domain-containing protein: MAVDVKKSLWSERRIRKARLGSGLVIFLFLAMHMANHATGLISVDFADRARLWFLGVWRTPPGTVLLYGSLLTHMGLVLRAVYIRRSFTMPKSEALQIVLGLVVPLLIIDHIVATRIASSLFHLRDNYQSVVHSMWSKSPVDGWRQSLAIVILWLHGCIGVHFWLRFRPWYERSKTGFLTVAILLPILSLLGFVEMGRTIASPTFWLSGYPGGYYEPAALTSSQAGWIRIIRLALYGLFFLSIGVVVALRIARRLTERAHLITVRYPNGETVRVPRGFTLLEASRLAGQPHYAVCGGKGQCSTCRVQVIDGEQLLPPAETLEQGTLNRIKAGPGVRLACQLRPRANLTVMPLMVAMPQSATVDSSHEVVPGRERDIAVLFCDLRHFTMLTESRLPFDIVFLLNRYFAVVGHAVEEAGGRLDKFIGDGAMALFGVTGSTETACRQALKAASGIIAGLEELNRQLSNELKVPLRIAIGIHTGPAVVGTLGYGSVRNLTAIGDTVNVASRLESVAKEFETQLVISEPVATLAGLVVPESAGREISIRGRAEPLKVFILNEATRNALNLSEVGKT, from the coding sequence ATGGCCGTGGACGTCAAAAAAAGCCTCTGGTCGGAACGCCGGATACGCAAGGCCCGGCTCGGTTCGGGGCTGGTGATTTTCCTGTTCCTTGCCATGCATATGGCCAATCATGCCACCGGGTTGATTTCGGTGGATTTTGCCGATCGCGCCCGTTTGTGGTTTCTGGGTGTTTGGCGTACCCCCCCGGGCACAGTGTTGCTTTACGGTTCTTTGCTCACCCACATGGGTCTGGTGTTGCGCGCCGTCTATATCCGACGCAGCTTTACCATGCCAAAATCCGAAGCGTTGCAGATCGTGCTTGGTCTGGTTGTGCCGCTGCTGATCATCGACCATATTGTTGCAACCAGGATTGCCTCCTCGCTCTTTCATCTGCGTGACAATTATCAGTCTGTCGTCCATTCCATGTGGAGTAAGTCGCCTGTCGATGGATGGCGCCAGTCGCTGGCCATTGTTATTTTATGGCTGCATGGATGTATTGGAGTCCATTTTTGGCTGCGCTTCCGGCCATGGTATGAAAGGTCCAAAACGGGCTTCCTGACGGTGGCCATTCTGCTGCCGATCCTGTCCCTACTCGGCTTTGTCGAGATGGGCCGAACGATTGCCAGTCCAACCTTCTGGTTGAGCGGTTATCCGGGCGGTTATTACGAGCCGGCCGCCTTGACATCCAGCCAAGCGGGATGGATCCGGATTATCCGTCTGGCACTTTACGGATTGTTTTTCCTGTCTATCGGCGTTGTCGTCGCTTTGCGCATTGCCCGCAGACTGACCGAGCGGGCGCATCTGATCACCGTCCGTTATCCGAACGGTGAAACGGTCAGGGTGCCGCGTGGTTTCACGCTGCTTGAGGCCAGCCGTCTGGCTGGGCAACCGCATTATGCCGTGTGCGGCGGAAAGGGCCAGTGCTCGACCTGCCGTGTCCAGGTTATCGATGGGGAGCAGCTTTTGCCGCCCGCTGAAACGCTGGAGCAAGGTACGCTCAACCGGATCAAGGCTGGCCCCGGTGTGCGGCTTGCCTGCCAGCTTCGGCCCAGGGCGAACCTCACAGTCATGCCCCTTATGGTGGCGATGCCGCAAAGCGCCACGGTCGATAGCAGTCATGAAGTGGTTCCGGGCCGCGAACGTGATATTGCCGTACTATTCTGTGACCTGCGGCATTTTACGATGCTGACGGAAAGCCGGTTGCCTTTTGACATCGTCTTTCTGTTGAACCGCTATTTCGCCGTGGTTGGTCATGCCGTGGAAGAGGCAGGAGGGCGGCTGGATAAATTCATCGGCGATGGCGCGATGGCGCTTTTCGGCGTCACAGGTTCGACCGAAACCGCCTGTCGCCAGGCCCTGAAGGCGGCAAGTGGTATCATTGCTGGTCTGGAGGAGTTGAACCGGCAATTGTCCAATGAACTGAAGGTGCCGCTCAGGATCGCCATTGGCATCCATACGGGTCCGGCTGTGGTGGGAACACTGGGTTACGGCAGCGTTCGTAATCTCACTGCGATTGGCGATACCGTCAATGTCGCCAGCCGGCTGGAATCGGTGGCCAAGGAATTCGAAACGCAACTGGTGATTTCCGAACCCGTCGCTACTCTGGCGGGGCTTGTGGTGCCGGAAAGCGCCGGACGGGAAATTTCCATTCGCGGTCGTGCGGAGCCGCTAAAAGTCTTCATCCTGAATGAGGCGACACGCAATGCGCTCAACCTTTCCGAGGTGGGCAAAACATAA
- a CDS encoding MBL fold metallo-hydrolase has translation MNSSVFQVKFWGVRGSIPVCGAEFDVYGGNTPCIEVRCGEHRLIFDAGSGIRQAGLDMMGDKTSNVDLFFSHCHYDHIIGLPFFKPIYNPEITVNIWSGHLAGSMTTDQMIHQFVSPPYFPVKMDICKASLQFHDFRAGDILTPRPGISIGTFALNHPGGCIGYRVEWAGKVLALVFDIEHQPGELDPTALALMENADIAVYDAAFTEAEMQRYRGFGHSSWEQGVKLAQEANVGRLLLFHHAPWRTDSEMALLERLAQEAFPATLMARDGMVLDI, from the coding sequence GTGAACAGTAGCGTGTTTCAGGTGAAATTCTGGGGTGTTCGCGGCAGTATCCCGGTCTGCGGCGCGGAATTCGATGTTTACGGCGGGAACACGCCCTGTATCGAGGTGCGCTGCGGCGAGCACAGGCTTATTTTCGATGCTGGCTCCGGCATTCGTCAGGCCGGTCTGGATATGATGGGAGACAAGACCAGCAATGTCGACCTGTTCTTTTCCCACTGTCACTACGATCACATTATCGGCTTGCCTTTTTTCAAGCCGATCTACAATCCCGAGATCACCGTCAATATCTGGTCAGGCCACCTTGCCGGGAGCATGACGACGGATCAGATGATCCACCAATTCGTCAGTCCGCCCTATTTTCCCGTGAAGATGGATATCTGCAAGGCCTCTCTGCAGTTTCATGATTTTCGTGCCGGCGATATTCTGACGCCTCGTCCTGGTATTTCCATCGGCACATTTGCGCTCAATCATCCGGGCGGATGCATCGGCTACCGGGTAGAATGGGCAGGTAAGGTGCTGGCATTGGTGTTTGACATAGAACATCAGCCGGGTGAACTCGATCCGACAGCGCTGGCGCTGATGGAGAATGCCGATATTGCGGTCTACGACGCCGCCTTTACCGAAGCGGAAATGCAGCGTTATCGAGGGTTTGGCCATTCGAGCTGGGAGCAGGGCGTGAAATTGGCCCAGGAGGCAAATGTGGGCCGATTGTTGCTGTTCCATCACGCCCCATGGCGTACCGACAGCGAAATGGCACTGCTGGAACGGTTGGCGCAGGAGGCGTTCCCAGCAACGCTTATGGCTCGTGACGGAATGGTTCTTGATATCTGA
- a CDS encoding FkbM family methyltransferase translates to MLNVHGVSVPLAPDDVSPVIWEALTSSSYEAKEAKWVSRAVRENDRVLELGSGLGVITSLIARVPGVQVWTFEANPVTAALAHRVIAANDIANVVLQHGLLTAGMPQSYSFYIRKDLWMSSMDINQGPYEREISITSQNIDDFIETYAINVLVMDIEGAERDLLGNAALIGIERIFLELHDHLYGLSGVRDITMALASRGFSYDPRGSNGPCVLFAKDDGAREYEEELEKFDCVG, encoded by the coding sequence ATGCTAAACGTACATGGTGTATCGGTCCCTCTTGCGCCCGATGATGTGTCCCCGGTGATTTGGGAGGCATTAACCAGCAGCAGCTATGAGGCCAAGGAAGCCAAATGGGTGTCAAGGGCTGTTAGGGAGAATGACAGAGTATTGGAGTTGGGCTCAGGGCTAGGAGTGATCACCTCGCTTATAGCACGAGTTCCTGGTGTGCAGGTTTGGACCTTTGAGGCAAATCCCGTGACGGCGGCTCTCGCCCATCGCGTCATTGCTGCCAATGATATTGCCAATGTGGTATTGCAGCACGGATTGTTGACCGCAGGGATGCCTCAGTCTTACTCGTTTTATATCCGCAAAGATTTGTGGATGTCTTCGATGGATATCAACCAGGGGCCTTATGAGCGGGAAATTTCGATTACTTCGCAGAATATCGATGATTTTATAGAGACTTATGCGATAAACGTGTTGGTAATGGACATAGAAGGTGCAGAGCGCGATTTGCTAGGGAATGCAGCGCTTATAGGAATAGAGCGTATTTTTCTTGAATTGCATGACCATCTCTATGGCCTTTCTGGGGTACGCGATATTACCATGGCCCTTGCCAGTAGAGGGTTTTCCTATGATCCACGAGGCTCGAACGGTCCCTGTGTGCTTTTCGCCAAGGACGATGGTGCGCGGGAGTATGAAGAGGAATTGGAGAAATTCGATTGCGTCGGGTAA